A genomic window from Deltaproteobacteria bacterium includes:
- a CDS encoding zinc ribbon domain-containing protein — MPLYEYQCETCSHIIEELQKFSDPPLKTCPHCGGRLTKLMSLNTFHLKGSGWYATDYTNKKGPGKSPESHDTKPAKKTDSSSKKETKKEAKKET, encoded by the coding sequence ATGCCACTATATGAGTATCAATGTGAGACTTGCAGCCATATCATCGAGGAGCTTCAGAAATTTTCCGACCCGCCTCTGAAGACATGCCCTCATTGCGGGGGGAGGCTTACCAAACTCATGTCGCTCAACACCTTCCACTTAAAGGGCTCCGGCTGGTATGCCACCGACTACACCAATAAAAAAGGCCCGGGCAAGTCGCCTGAGAGCCACGACACAAAACCCGCGAAAAAAACCGATTCATCCAGTAAAAAGGAAACCAAGAAGGAAGCTAAAAAGGAAACCTGA